In Streptomyces sp. TS71-3, the following proteins share a genomic window:
- a CDS encoding serine/threonine-protein kinase, which produces MEKLGPGDPRQIGPYRVLARLGAGGVGRVFLARSDRGRTAAVKLVKPELAEREEFRATLRQDVQAARRIGGPWTAPVLDADTDAATPWVATGYVPGPSLHDIVGREHGALPERSVHILAAGLAHALGDIHAAGLVHRALRPSNVLVTADGPRVVDAGLARAVDAAGGALAHTTRSSGASASAAFHAPEQVRGELVTPACDVFCLGSVLAYAATGRRPFGEASSGLHALLFRIAEVEPDLTGLPESLSELVSDCLRKDPAARPGVPEVLARTGARNARADGRMPEHWLPASLVAHLGGSRWKAPAQPTFMDGRDATERPAGAGPTTESGPTAGPESAPAAEPAPEPERAPASGHTAGSERGTAPGAGAGGRGPAPSGPQPTVISKGTSAAPSSPFVTPSPTGPFAPSGPQASPGTSAGSSPGTPAGSPPGTSPGRAAPAGPPAPGRAAPPGAAAAPGQPAPPGPPRPGGPGRPAPATASGTPNGTAAWPPVTHGSAAPRPDANGPALRPDPNRPAPRPEANRPAPRPGPGASGPMPTPGAGAGAPGPMPRPGAAGQAPHPGVPGAPGPTDHSSHSSTSETAPLPRTSGTAPLPRVHPGPRSAGRPAGTGTPAGRPPGAPAAPANGRNGLHANGHPGPLPPTAHGFPHRAPAPAPGAPAPGPGPRPGPASRPGQGPHPAQVPAPAEVPPAPSTNRRRSTVALIVAALIVVTGAGASVYALMHGNDGGARTAPTASPSRGGGQGAGAKDGRSQPPAPVRTSRSPQGPGLVPARYLGTWNGSINTSSGHSSRRLVITQGEVGDTVLSLTADGPAADGGYHCVFKAPLQSEPTAKGPLRIGPSVVTEGEPATSCSPGAPTTVTVLPDGRLQRTNTDTGEKLTYAKGR; this is translated from the coding sequence ATGGAGAAACTGGGGCCGGGCGATCCGCGGCAGATCGGCCCATACCGCGTGCTGGCCCGCCTGGGCGCCGGAGGCGTGGGCAGGGTCTTCCTGGCCCGCTCCGACCGGGGCCGGACGGCGGCGGTGAAGCTGGTCAAGCCCGAGCTCGCCGAACGGGAGGAGTTCCGGGCCACGCTCCGGCAGGACGTCCAGGCGGCCCGGCGGATCGGCGGCCCGTGGACCGCCCCGGTGCTGGACGCCGACACCGACGCCGCCACGCCCTGGGTGGCCACCGGCTACGTGCCCGGCCCCTCGCTGCACGACATCGTGGGCCGCGAGCACGGCGCCCTTCCGGAACGCTCCGTGCACATCCTCGCCGCCGGCCTCGCGCACGCCCTGGGCGACATCCACGCCGCGGGCCTGGTGCACCGCGCCCTGCGGCCGTCCAACGTCCTGGTCACCGCCGACGGCCCGCGCGTGGTAGACGCCGGTCTCGCCCGCGCGGTGGACGCCGCGGGCGGCGCCCTCGCGCACACCACCCGTTCCAGCGGGGCGTCCGCCTCCGCGGCCTTCCATGCGCCCGAACAGGTCCGCGGCGAGCTGGTCACCCCCGCGTGCGACGTGTTCTGCCTCGGCTCGGTGCTGGCGTACGCGGCGACGGGCAGGAGGCCGTTCGGGGAGGCGTCGAGCGGCCTGCACGCGCTGCTGTTCCGCATCGCCGAGGTGGAACCGGACCTGACGGGCCTGCCGGAGAGCCTGTCCGAGCTGGTCTCCGACTGCCTCCGCAAGGATCCGGCGGCCCGGCCCGGCGTCCCGGAGGTCCTGGCCCGCACCGGCGCCCGCAACGCGCGCGCGGACGGCCGGATGCCCGAGCACTGGCTGCCCGCCTCCCTCGTCGCCCACCTCGGCGGCAGCCGGTGGAAGGCCCCCGCGCAGCCCACGTTCATGGACGGCCGGGACGCCACCGAGCGCCCGGCCGGGGCCGGGCCGACCACCGAATCCGGGCCCACCGCCGGGCCCGAGAGCGCCCCCGCGGCCGAGCCCGCACCCGAGCCCGAGCGCGCACCGGCGTCCGGGCACACCGCCGGGTCCGAGCGCGGGACGGCCCCGGGTGCCGGTGCGGGCGGCCGCGGTCCGGCGCCGTCCGGTCCGCAGCCGACCGTGATCTCCAAGGGCACGTCGGCGGCCCCGTCGAGCCCGTTCGTGACGCCCTCGCCGACGGGTCCGTTCGCTCCTTCCGGCCCTCAGGCATCGCCGGGTACGTCCGCTGGTTCGTCCCCCGGTACGCCCGCTGGTTCGCCCCCGGGTACGTCCCCGGGCCGGGCCGCTCCCGCCGGTCCACCGGCACCCGGACGTGCCGCACCGCCCGGTGCGGCGGCGGCTCCCGGACAGCCCGCACCCCCCGGTCCGCCGCGCCCCGGCGGTCCGGGCCGCCCCGCCCCGGCGACCGCCTCCGGCACGCCGAACGGCACGGCCGCCTGGCCCCCGGTCACGCACGGTTCGGCCGCGCCCCGGCCCGACGCGAACGGGCCTGCGCTCCGGCCCGACCCGAACCGACCTGCGCCCCGGCCCGAAGCGAACCGGCCTGCGCCGCGCCCCGGACCCGGAGCATCAGGGCCGATGCCCACCCCCGGAGCCGGAGCCGGAGCCCCGGGACCCATGCCCCGCCCGGGAGCCGCCGGACAGGCGCCCCACCCCGGAGTCCCCGGAGCCCCCGGCCCCACGGACCACTCCAGCCACTCCAGCACTTCGGAGACGGCACCGCTGCCCCGCACCTCGGGCACGGCACCCCTGCCCCGCGTCCACCCCGGGCCGCGGTCGGCCGGAAGGCCCGCCGGAACCGGAACACCCGCGGGAAGGCCCCCCGGAGCCCCCGCCGCCCCGGCGAACGGCCGCAACGGCCTGCACGCCAACGGCCACCCCGGCCCCCTCCCGCCCACCGCTCACGGCTTCCCGCACCGGGCGCCCGCCCCGGCACCCGGCGCACCCGCACCGGGACCGGGTCCCCGTCCCGGGCCGGCTTCCCGTCCCGGTCAAGGTCCCCACCCCGCCCAGGTCCCCGCTCCCGCCGAGGTCCCCCCGGCACCGTCCACCAACCGCCGCAGGTCCACCGTCGCCCTCATCGTCGCCGCGCTGATCGTCGTCACCGGCGCGGGCGCGTCCGTCTACGCCCTGATGCACGGAAACGACGGCGGGGCGCGCACCGCACCCACCGCGTCCCCGTCGCGCGGGGGCGGCCAGGGCGCCGGCGCGAAGGACGGGCGTTCCCAGCCCCCGGCCCCCGTCCGGACCTCCCGGTCGCCGCAGGGCCCCGGCCTCGTGCCGGCGCGCTACCTGGGCACCTGGAACGGCAGCATCAACACCTCGTCGGGCCACAGCAGCCGCCGGCTGGTGATCACGCAGGGCGAGGTCGGCGACACGGTGCTCTCGCTCACCGCCGACGGGCCCGCCGCCGACGGCGGCTACCACTGCGTCTTCAAGGCACCGCTCCAGTCCGAGCCCACCGCGAAGGGCCCGCTGCGGATCGGCCCGTCCGTCGTCACCGAGGGCGAACCGGCCACCTCCTGCTCGCCGGGCGCCCCCACCACCGTCACGGTCCTGCCCGACGGCAGGCTCCAGCGCACCAACACGGACACGGGCGAGAAGCTGACCTACGCGAAGGGCCGCTGA
- a CDS encoding epoxide hydrolase family protein encodes MTGEAREVIHPFCIDVPQSALDDLHERLDRTRWPDELPGVGWEYGVPLGYLKELAHHWRHVYDWRAAEAELNRWPQFTTEIDGATVHFAHLRSPEPDATPLLMTHGWPGSFAEFADVAGPLTDPRAHGGDPADAFHLVLPSIPGFGFSGPTREPGWEFRRVAAAFAELMARLGYERYGVQGGDWGAAISRELGRTRGDLVIGVHLNLLPDSGQTTEPTPDELAALDPAERARTVASWERLVAWRRDRQGYADIQATRPQTLSYGLTDSPVGQLAWIVEKFKEWTDSGERPEDAVDRDRMLTDVMLFWLTGTAGSSARIYYERAHADYWGSGPEPSTAPTALAVFPYDNFVPLRHIAERTNVLVQWTEYERGGHFPALEQPDLLVGDIRVFFRRLREEGGGRP; translated from the coding sequence GTGACAGGCGAAGCCCGAGAAGTGATCCACCCCTTCTGCATCGACGTGCCCCAGAGCGCGCTGGACGATCTCCACGAGCGGCTGGACCGGACCCGGTGGCCCGACGAGCTGCCCGGCGTGGGCTGGGAGTACGGCGTTCCGCTCGGCTATCTGAAGGAACTCGCGCACCACTGGCGGCACGTGTACGACTGGCGGGCGGCGGAGGCCGAGCTGAACCGCTGGCCGCAGTTCACCACCGAGATCGACGGCGCGACGGTCCACTTCGCCCATCTGCGCTCGCCCGAGCCCGACGCGACCCCGCTGCTCATGACGCACGGGTGGCCCGGCTCGTTCGCCGAGTTCGCCGACGTCGCGGGCCCGCTCACGGACCCGCGTGCGCACGGCGGCGACCCGGCCGACGCGTTCCACCTCGTGCTGCCGAGCATCCCCGGGTTCGGCTTCTCCGGGCCGACGCGGGAGCCCGGGTGGGAGTTCCGGCGGGTGGCGGCGGCGTTCGCGGAGCTGATGGCGCGCCTCGGCTACGAGCGGTACGGGGTGCAGGGCGGCGACTGGGGTGCGGCGATCTCCCGCGAGCTGGGCCGCACCCGTGGCGACCTCGTCATCGGCGTCCACCTGAACCTGCTGCCCGACTCGGGTCAGACCACCGAACCCACCCCGGACGAGCTGGCCGCGCTCGACCCAGCGGAACGCGCCCGCACGGTCGCCTCCTGGGAACGGCTCGTGGCCTGGCGCCGGGACCGGCAGGGGTACGCCGACATCCAGGCCACCCGGCCGCAGACGCTCTCGTACGGCCTGACCGACTCGCCCGTCGGCCAGCTCGCCTGGATCGTCGAGAAGTTCAAGGAGTGGACGGACAGCGGGGAGCGTCCGGAGGACGCCGTCGACCGGGACAGGATGCTCACCGACGTGATGCTGTTCTGGCTGACCGGCACGGCCGGCTCCAGCGCCCGCATCTACTACGAACGGGCGCACGCCGACTACTGGGGTTCCGGCCCGGAGCCGTCCACCGCGCCGACCGCCCTCGCCGTCTTCCCGTACGACAACTTCGTCCCGTTGCGGCACATCGCGGAGCGCACGAACGTGCTCGTGCAGTGGACGGAGTACGAGCGGGGCGGCCACTTTCCGGCTCTGGAGCAGCCGGATCTGCTCGTCGGCGACATCAGGGTGTTCTTCCGGCGGCTGCGGGAGGAGGGGGGCGGGCGCCCCTGA
- a CDS encoding VOC family protein: MEQRVSLITLGVADVNRARRFYEELGWRGQQMQETVFFQAGGLALVLWSRAKLAEDSGIPDAGTPGAFGGIVLAHNVRSTAEVDALVGAAERAGANVTRAPATTFYGGYAGAFTDPDGHTWEIAHNPGFALAEDGSLVLPDFGAAGPE, encoded by the coding sequence ATGGAACAGCGCGTCAGCCTGATCACGCTCGGCGTCGCGGACGTGAACCGCGCCCGCCGCTTCTACGAGGAGCTGGGCTGGCGGGGCCAGCAGATGCAGGAGACCGTCTTCTTCCAGGCGGGCGGCCTCGCCCTGGTGCTCTGGTCCCGCGCGAAGCTCGCCGAGGACAGCGGCATCCCGGACGCCGGCACGCCGGGCGCGTTCGGCGGCATCGTCCTCGCGCACAACGTCCGCTCGACCGCGGAGGTGGACGCCCTCGTCGGCGCCGCCGAACGCGCCGGCGCGAACGTCACCCGCGCCCCCGCCACCACGTTCTACGGCGGCTACGCGGGCGCCTTCACCGACCCCGACGGCCACACGTGGGAGATCGCCCACAACCCCGGCTTCGCCCTCGCCGAGGACGGTTCGCTGGTGCTGCCGGACTTCGGGGCGGCGGGCCCGGAGTGA